The DNA region gacggccagtacagtcgggaagaatgttctgtactagccgtccccgccttgccggcccgcaagatgcctcttcacgcctcgtttgaaggaacccgggttgtaagaggaggggaacacgtgagctggtaaggaattccattctttggtagtgcggcaaagaaaggagttgccaaatttctttgtgcgcgatggaattgatgtcactgttaggcggtgacatcgagaaccagctcgcgtggacttaagaaggaagggggaagcaggaattagagagaataattcctcagagcactcgccgtgatacagacgatagaaagcgctcagtgctgctatctcgcgacgcaattgtaaaggttcaagggtgtttgtgacctttacgtcgccaataatgcgtactgcacgtcgctgcaaccggtccaaggcctccattaggtacttagcggagccatcccaaaggtgcgagcaatattcaacgcaagaccgtacctgtgttttgtataacaggcacagttgttgtgccgtgaaaaaacgccgcaccttgttcagaactccgagttttcgtgaagctgtttttataatagcctcgatgtaatcccttggactaaggtcgcagcgaacgtccatccccagcatggcgattttgctttgtatcatcagcggtgtgccacagagggagggatgagggtaaaatggtgactttttcgctgtgagagcgcacacctgtgttttcttggcattaaactcaacaagattatcagaaccccatttggcgatgagctctaatgtcctatcgagttcaatgacaagattctcccgcctctcctcagtttccgcccgcccagccactgcgcgtccgtggtatccaccatgcactgtactatcatctgcatagcaatgtatgttcccaagagagagcatatcattgatatgcaaaagaaagagtgtgggagatagcacagatccctgggggaccccagcattcactacatagaattgtgaagcgcaaccatctactaaaacacgaaggctacgcttgtgtaggaagctggcaatccaggtgcatagctgagcaggcagatcatatgccggtagcttggagagaacacttctgtgccagaccctgtcgaaagctttggagatatcgaggctgacagccaacgattctccatgcttgtcgatagcttcaccccagaggtgcgttacgtacgctagaagatcacctgtggaccgttttggtcgaaacccgtactgacgatcattaattagacagtgatcttctaggtaatggatcagttggttgtttaaaatccgttccatcaccttacaaagtactggtgaggtgatagctattggccgataatttgccgggtcagaccgatccccttttgggaaccgcttgcacattagctcttctccaagcctccggcacacatcccgaagagagagaaagttggaacaggcgcgttaacacaggagacagctccgccgcgcacttcttcagcacaatggctggtattccatcgggaccgctagctttccgtatatcgagtgattgcagctccgcacgcacatcacgttgcctgattttgatgtcaggcatcgtgtggccacatgaaggtattgttggtggctgcgcactacaatcatcgatcacagagttgtcggcaaagagtttagccaggaggtcggctttctcctgcggactgtgagctagcgatccgtccggatttctgagcggtggtagcgaaggttggcagaaattgttttgcacagacttggtcagacgccagaagctacgggagcccctaggatgcgaaataaggtcatgaccaatctgtacaatgcgctgtgcatccgctctcgtgtatgccttcctacaggacttggaatttttattgtagtttgctttcagtgagtcaatgttagatgccccgctaatgcagccgttgatccacgcgcgcgcgatatgccgcctgcttagatgacacagcgtcggcacattcacgagtgaaccaacggttacgcgtacccctattgatgagatctgagtaGAAGgaaggaatgtagtattccattcctaacatgatctcatcagcaacagcagcggcactagctgtcgggtcattcccactgaagcaacgttcattccaagggactgacgcatagtaatcgcgcataccgtcccaatctgccgacttatagtgccaaacgcgacgtttgcataccgctgatggcggcagcttggcctgtggcactttggtagatataaggccgtgatccgaagaaccaagtggagcttgaaccacaacctgatattccaccgggtgagaagtcagcagaagatccagtagagaaggcgcttgcccatcaatgtctgggatcctggtgggctgatcaactaGTTGgatcaagtcgtgtgtgagagcaaaagcatgagcagttctaccagcatggtcagttttgagggatttcaaccatgattcatggtgagcattaaaatcccccaaaaacaccaattccgcgttaggaaactgctcttgcgcagcatctgccacccgactaagatggtcaaataatcggcttgtctccaagtcaccattgtgggatctgtagaggttgccgtcccatcggattatgagaattagggaatagagtgcacctgtctgcactataatatatcctgcgtagttagctaatatctctagagattggccgccatggccgaaattgGTATAGgggatattattatgtatatatattctctCCAACAAtcttaacataaaaaacaaagtcTCTACAAAAAAGCATTTTTGTGCCATGTCAAAAcagatttgttgtttttgacATAATAACATACATAGTTTACATGTTCATCAAAGTATTATAGAACAGGTACACCATAGTAGCACAAGTATTATAAGAAAAGCAAACCTTTAGCAAACATCTTAATAAAGCCTTAGGAATTAAGTTATGAGTATCAGTATGAAATATTggaaaaaaagcatttttgttcatttaatgaaataagcacttattaaattcaatttaatccgTCAGAGGACCGTCGTTGTTCGACGGATTAAGCCACAGCCTTTATAAATTGAGTAAATTTTCGGAGAATACAAATGTCTGCTAATTTATCTTATGAAATGAACTAATATcgcaatattttattcataaaaaaatttagcaAGTCTTGTGTTAGATGCTATAAATCGTAATTAGTTTTTTCATATCTCCAGCTTATTtgatagatatattaatatagaatagattataaatatttttttcatatatacgagatggcctagtggttagaacgcgtgaatctcaaccgacgatcatgggttcaaacccgggcaagcaccactgaattttcatgtgcttaatttgtgattataattcatctcgtgcttgacggtgaaggaaaacatcgtgaggaaacctgcatgtgtctaatttcattgaaattatgccacatgtgtattctaccaacccgcattggagcagcgtggtggaataagctccaaaccttctcctcaaaaaaagggagaggaggccttagcccagcagtgggacattaacaggctgttattgttactgtCATATATATTCGTTTCTCTCATTATTCAATatcttgattatatttatttaagagcaATTAAATCAACTTGTACATCTATAACACCCATATTGTTAATCAATTCAAATTTGGACTTCACTTTTTATGAACGTGGTTATACCAGGTTCGTAAAAAGCTGAAGCCCTATTCCCCTTTGTAAGAATACTCATATTCTATCTCTTCtcacatatacaattatacagcCCTTACTCGCAGCTGAGTCTATTTTTTATCattccttcctattctacatcCAAAACATCacctggtagagctttgtgcaagctcgtctgggtaggtaccgcccattGTGTGTATTcccccaacccgcattggagctgcgtggtgtaataagctccaagccttctccccgaaaagggagaggaggccttagcccagcagtgggacatttataggctgttactgttccggtttgaaggtttaatgagccagtgtaactacaagcgccggggacataacatcttatttcccaaggtttggcattggcgcattggcaatgtagtatgtaacaatataaaaaattaacatgtaATATcaagtaaacaaaataattgattttacaataaaagattttaaatatacttttttcttcgTAGTATTTGATAGACTGAAGACTCGTGATATAATTGTGCCTTAAAGGTCAAAGcaagataatattttcataGAATATTAGCCTCTGACACGAAACGTATTAGTGGCACGTATTCCTCGATTATTCGTCAGTGCGATTATCCTGTCAAAATAGCTCGAGTAACCTATTCAGTCATAAACGCGATGAAAATTAGTCAGATGTCTAGTTATATTTTTCGTAAAATGTTAGCATCTTacgaaaaatataacaaagatattttattgttttaatttgaaaatccaAGTAGTAACAAGCTGCTACTTgtaaaagatgaattataaatataaattaagcaattgAAAACTTAGTAATGCTTGCCTGAATTTGAATCTGCGATGTTCGGTCCATGGATACCCATGTGTTATATCCGCTGGGACATATCGTCTCATCGTCAATTATATCCATCCTATGTGGTACTCGGTTCCATTAGAATTTGTTCAGCAGTttcagtataattttaataaaacacagaCATTCTatgaatttacaatattaataagataaaatttagtttaaattgaAGTCTATGATATgaaatgacaaatatatttttgtgtttttttatattttagttttcataCTCGAGTAAtcgacatataaaaatatgtttcgaACTCTCTAATTTAACATAAGGAATCTAAGCGATTAGCCCATGTTTATTATACTAATCGTTAAATAATCCCTGGGTCCACTATAAAAGTATTTTGCGTAATGTGTTATCTGATCGCATTGacaaataatctaaaaatatcGTTAAGTTAGTGCGGGTGAAGAAGTCTTTGAAGTCTATTTTGCCAGCGTCGCCGTTGTGTCTCGCTACATGGTCGAATTTCCTCTGGCTCATCGGGAAATTGTGGAGGAAAAAACAcgctgtaaaattaaataaaggaaCAATATTAGCACATGCTCAAacagtttttattgaaaacacaTACGCTGCAATAAACGTTGCTGAGTTGAACCTGTGGTCCTGTGAGTGACTAGACGGCACTTTAAACTTTAAGACCATATATTTTCCTTACcacttaaaacttttatacacACACGAGTTAGCTGCGCCTGTAACGTGCGCCTTTGGATGTCTTTGACTATATCCTGCATATAAAGGATCGAATTTATCGACCTAGGATATAAACTGTGGTACATATTCCAGATGTCATTAAAACCCAAAGTGACATTTTTAAAGAACACTCTTAACTCTCACTGCTAGATCGATGATACTTtagattgaaaatatatatacatatcataattagatattttatgttatatgataCACAAATGTACTCCTTGTTTAGTCACTTACTCActgaaaaagcaaaaaaaaattcctCGCGGTTTGAAACCAGGTTCTcggaatctgcggccttataatcTAGCCACTAGTCTTGCGAGTCAGGCCAATTATATGTAGTTAATAATTGTATGCACTGTTCGttcataataaatcataatcaatcaataatttaaaatacaatatcacGAGCTAACTGCAGTTGCATTAATAAACTTCGACATCGCTTAACCGATCACCATGAAAGTTTGcacataaatatatgtgtttCATGGAGAAGGTTTTTGTAACATCCTTGTTGTAAGTCACCGTTAGCGAGCTTACCAACTTATATGCCGTTCAAGCGATCACCATTACAATTACTTCACACACAGACAGAAAATAAGCCGGGTGTTtgctagtaaaatataaagtaacggTGCATACTATTTACCGGTGGCGatacacatttaataaaattacaatttacttaCATTCGCGACTCCTTCCGCGGcagtataatatttgaatataatttttgagGAGACAGTTGACTTTTTCTCATGGAACTACTTGTACTGCTTTTAGACCCATAGCTCTGTGAAGACCTGTAATCAGtgagtaataaaattatcttgattaattattaaaataaacattaatacacATAACCAGTTCTTATGaggatacataaaaaaaaccttcgcCGCCGAgccaagagatgaattataaacacaattaaagCACTTTAGAACTTAGTGGTGCCTGGATTTTTAACCGCATTgactcaaaataattaataacaggagtaattatttataattaaaattaatttataaaatgacatTGATacaggtaataataatttactttttattatctatatgacgtcaaaaatattataaaattaatgtgtaataattacaagtaattacatattttgtagCTTGAATTATTCTAATTCGATATCTAGacggttattttaatataattcgcaattttatataaatacaaaagctaCATAAAGAAATGTTTAGTTGCAAAATCTGAAATATCTAAACGTAATGTACGGTGTAATGATCGCTATGAATGAGTTTCGGATACGTACACTGAAGCCTTCGATTTTCCAGTTTCCGAAGCGGTCGGTAAGGGTCGTAACATTGTATCGAAAGCAGATCGCGACATACCAATGATTCCAAGAGCGATTCCCAATTCTGACAATTTCTCTTCTGGACCCGCCACCGCGTGCATCAAGTAGAGAAGGCGCGGGGTTGGTCTAATGAAAACGTAAACAACATCAAACAACAGATTAGCAAACTTAACTTTATTtgttggtaaggctttgtgcgtAAGTCCGGATAAGTATCacacatcaaatattctaccaccaaacaccAATACTTAGTAGTTTTTTATGCCGGTTCGTGGCGCATAGgccatgtaaggaatggttaatatttttttcaatgccaatgtctgtgagGGATGGTGTCtacctaccatcaggtgaaccATTTGCCCTTCCGCATAAATATGTTACGTTCTTGTTGATTATGAATAACTATATAGAGTATTTATGAGTATGCACAATTGCACAGAAAGGGTGGGGCATAcggaatatattaatatacccaccaacacaaaatatattttttctattataattccTAACAATTCGCTGCTAAAATAACTGGAAACTTACTGAAAACATTTGATAACTCCTAGTCCCAAAAGACGATAATCAATTTCCCTGTGACAGAACACCTCGTTCATGAGTGGCGAGCGAGTGTTAAGTTTCTTGTCGCGTCGCACGCAATGACCCAGCAACACAGCACGTTCCTCCTTAGCCATCTTCCCGATATACCCAGTGTGTAGATTATGCTCCACAGCATTGAATATCTCAGACTTGAATACTCTATTCACTTccaattctaattttaaataaatgacgaGAATAATGTCACGAATTTACATAAAtcgttcataaattaaaaataataattgataaaaactaaagtaacaATACGCTTATTGAAGTATAAAACATATtgatacttaataatttattgtaaaacatcGAATACCTGTCAAAATAAACGCGGTATATTTTGtgaatgtgttatttaaatgtaaaagataaaaatcgTAATGTAAACCTATCTGATTGAAAGACTTGCGACCGAGAGCCAGCCATACTATTTGAACACAGACTCGTAGCAGTGTCTCGAAAAATCGAGCATCTTTATCAGATAATGATCGACGTTTCTTCTGGGGTCCCATGTGATGGAATTTTTTCGTGTCATTTCCACCTACAcaagataaagataaaaaaagataaaagtaagtaataaaaaagaaatttcttTTGAATGCTTTTTGTTTCAACAAACCAATGAGCATAGTGCTGTATTCTTTCGCTACTAAAAGTCTCAAATCCGATAAATTGTCTCGGAATTCGTTTTCAACTGTTTCACATTGTGGCGTCCGTACTTTTGTGTCCAATTCAATAATACGATTTACCATTTCGTCTgctatcttaaattataaacatatattttgaaagtgtaattacattgtaaatgttcgaagacaaaataaaataagcaaatttgtttatcgatttaaaataaagtccATAAAAACTACTTTGACTTAACAATATCCAATACCAATGAAATTGAGATGGAACAAACTTGAAGCTGTACTGGATTTAACACAAAAAGaatcattaaaattgtttcataaaCAATAACGTTATACCGGAACATacctacattaaaatatatgaatatttatttttattttttttataccacAACGGTCGTCTTTTTTCTAAGATAGGCAATTAATGCCCTTGTTATAAGTAATAACCGActtatacacatatttatacataatatacccAGACTAGGCGAAGGAATCTAACCCGCTACCCCGAAGCGGAAGGCATTGTCACTGTCAACTGCGCCAACGAGCCagtcttaatatatatacaggcgaatcgagaaatgtaaaatattctaGCTATCCAGGTTAAATATTGTGTACCTGTAAATAATACTGGCAACAGAGTACAAGCGCTCTAATGAATCTCTCCGTAGTAGGAAGatgtaacatatttattaacattggacttaaaatatttactggaGCAGTATATAGCGCTATGTCTTTAACATCCTGTAAAGTTATACATTATTTTGGATAAAAAAAGTTCTTAAACTACGTTACTGAACAAATTTTAACACCCCCTTATATACGctgaatatgtattaaaattgaatgtaagtaaattgtaaaacaataaGTCCATTTATTTACCTGAGTTGTTATAATATCTGGTTGGCCCGGTTTTAATTTCCTTTGATAACGCCGTCGAAATcgaatcttaattaaatatataacaaaataaaatattaagcaataatgaattatttgccGTTATCACAGTTAACAATGCAAGAaacaaaatttaacttttaatcagtTCTGCTTACGGATAGTAGAATTGTCTACGAGGAGTTATAAgccaattattttacaaaagccGGATAGTATGgtaaatttatgaaaatgacAAATGCTAGtgtatcttataataaaaataaatgagcaattattgtatataatatatatacatttatttaatgcatCATAGAAATTAGACAATTCTACTATCtttaagcaaaaataaatcattttcatattatagtgactgttaattaataataaaactaccaACAAATGCGAAGAGGAGACAGTTAATCAacaacttattaatataatcaatacatGTCACCTGCTCTATAAGGTCAACATCGTCTCTGAATTCAATTGTTCCAGTTGGAGCTTTGATAGGTATCTGAATCGTTTCTACCGGTTTTGGTGGAAGGTCActttaatcaaacaattatatatttctttataaaaaatatgtatgtgatGATTATACTTATGATTATATCAAACCAAAACCAGATAGACGAGGGCAAAAAGAGTAGTTGTGCGCCAGGGGGCAAGTTGCTGTTGACAAatttaagcaaaaaataaaagtttgcaGCCATATTTTAATGAACACGGTTGCTTCACAGCAATTCGTCAGAGCGTCACATGGGctagcgatcccgtggcgctccttgttaagacggaaagaccgctggttttttagtgggtattcggATGTCTGAtgctcggcgccttggacactggcgagtcccacatacaccCCCACTGTTCCCTTGGAGGAAACGAGTAgtgcgtttttc from Nymphalis io chromosome 4, ilAglIoxx1.1, whole genome shotgun sequence includes:
- the LOC126768196 gene encoding protein phosphatase 1 regulatory subunit 36-like, whose product is MADDEDEGGFGGLYEDGHWVWDEVTEALVFISDLPPKPVETIQIPIKAPTGTIEFRDDVDLIEQIRFRRRYQRKLKPGQPDIITTQDVKDIALYTAPVNILSPMLINMLHLPTTERFIRALVLCCQYYLQIADEMVNRIIELDTKVRTPQCETVENEFRDNLSDLRLLVAKEYSTMLIGGNDTKKFHHMGPQKKRRSLSDKDARFFETLLRVCVQIVWLALGRKSFNQIELEVNRVFKSEIFNAVEHNLHTGYIGKMAKEERAVLLGHCVRRDKKLNTRSPLMNEVFCHREIDYRLLGLGVIKCFQPTPRLLYLMHAVAGPEEKLSELGIALGIIGMSRSAFDTMLRPLPTASETGKSKASVSSQSYGSKSSTSSSMRKSQLSPQKLYSNIILPRKESRIVFFPPQFPDEPEEIRPCSETQRRRWQNRLQRLLHPH